Genomic DNA from Dehalococcoidales bacterium:
GACCGGGACGATTTCATACTCTTCTCGGAGTCGAACAGCCGGTTCCTGGTTGAGGTAGTCCCGGAGAACAGGGACGAGTTCGAGAAGACGCTGGGTGAGACGGTGTGCACTGTCATAGGACAGGTGATGGATTCCGAGGTGCTGGAGGTATACGGACTGAACGGGCGGCCAGTCGTCAACAAGCCTATCGCGGACCTGAAAGAGGCCTGGCAGAGTCCACTCCGGTGGTAAGAAAGATATGAGTAAGGTAAGGGTACTGGTACTGCGCGCCCCGGGGACCAACTGCGATGTCGAGACTGCCTTTGCCTTCGAACGGGCCGGGGCCGAGTCTTCACTGGTCCACATCAACCGCTTCGTGGGTGGTGAGCAGCATCTATCCGACTATCAGATACTGGTGGTCCCCGGCGGCTTCACCTATGGCGATGACATCGCTGCCGGAAGGGTGCTCGCCAATGAGTTGAGACTGGGGCTTGGTGAAGACGTGCAGCGCTTCGTCGAAGGCGGCGGGTTAATCCTGGGTATCTGCAACGGCTTCCAGGTGCTGGTGAAGGCGGGGATTCTGCCCGGCCCACCCGGTACCGGCTCAACCCCGTTGACGCTGACCGACAACGATTCCGGCAGGTTCGAGTGTCGCTGGGTGTATCTTACCGTGAATCGCGACAGTCCCTGCGTCTTCACCCGGGGGATTGAGCAGATGTTTCTTCCCGTGGCACACGCCGAAGGCAAGGTGGTTGTCATCGATGATGGTCTGCCGGACGCAAACACGGTGCTGTTCTATACCGATGAGCAAGGTAACCGTGACTCCGGCTATCCGCATAATCCCAACGGCTCGGTGGAGGACATCGCCGGTATTTGCGATAGTACCGGGCGGGTGTTTGCCCTGATGCCGCACCCGGAACGTTTCATCCGGGGTATCCAGCATCCGCAGTGGACGCGGCGGGGAGCCACCGAGCACGGTGATGGTTTCCGGGTCTTTCAGAACGCCGTTCAGTGGGCTGAGCGTACGTAGCTGACGTAATCAGTCCGGTATGAAGTGTAGTATGGCGGGCAGGAGGTGTCAAAGTGGCTGTTGAGAAAGTTGGGCAACAGTTCAAGTGCACGGTCTGCGGGAACGAGGTGCAGGTCACCAAAGTCGGTGGTGGTGTTCTGGTCTGCTGCGGCAAGCCGATGGAAGAAATCAAATAGCCGTCCGGACACCCGGTATATAGTGGCGCCCTTAGTCCGCTAAGGGCGCGGGTACTTACTCCTCTTCAAACGTCAGTAGCTGGTCACCGGTGCAGGTTATCAGGAGCTTGCCGCCACTTATCTCGTACGTTTCGGCCTGTCCGAGGCTCTTGAGGTAAGCATATTCCTGGTCCATGATGCCCTCGGGGTCCATGCAGTACATCTCCGTGGATGCCACCGGGCCGAAGGTCAGGTTCTTACCACTGACTTCGTACGAGCCGAAGTAGTTGTTGCAGCCCGCCGAGCCGTTGATTTGCCCCTCGGTGAACTCTGCCGATACGGTGCTGTCTTCAATGATTATCGTGGGGCTGCCCCGGTCGCCGTAGGACTCCAGCACCCATCTTTTACCTTCAAGGTCGGTGCCGCCGGAAGAACACCCGGTTGCGCCAAGAATAGACATTACCATGCCCAGGGCCAATGCCGACAGAAAGACCTTCTTCATTTCTGCTTACCTCCCTACCATCAGTGTCGTTTCAATGCTCTATTCCTGTATACGTCTGACGGCAGGAACTGTCACAACACAGCGCGGGTGCTGCCGGTGTGATAGCTCAGGGTTGAGTGCTTCTACTTATTTTTTACGCTTTCGCCCAACTGCCGCCAGCGGTGCCACCGCCAGCCAGAGCGTAATCGTCACCAGCATCGCCGTGGTGTAGCTGATTGTGTCTTCTACCCCTCCGATTTTCGGAGCAACCTGCCCCCACAGTGCCATCAGGATGAGTGAACTCAAGAAGAAACCGGGTACCGCCGCCAGAACTGAAAAGTAACCAAACATATCCAACCTCCCTACGTGTTTTTACAGGATAGACACCAGAATACAGGGTCGCTGCAATAGATGTCAATATGTGTCAGGAGCCGGTCGTCGCCAGTGCCCTCTCCAGCTCACGTCTGAGGTGTTCTGTCCTGCTGCCGGAATTAACCGGTGCCCAGGGCAGTTCCCGGGAAGTATCCCATTGCTCGTGTGCAAACAGGTCGGTGTCCAGGCGGGTTTCCAGGGTGGCACGACGCCACTGTGACAGTGTCACCGCTTCCATGCCGGCCAGGACCTCACTCACCTTCAGGTCACCCCGGGCGAGAATGGCCTGGACCTGGCTCCAGGCAAGGCTCTCCGCTTTGACCCGGATTCCTTTCGACTCCAGGTCCTGCTTGAGCCGGGAAAGGCGCCGCTCCAGAGTCTGGAGCGCGGCCATCGGAAGCCACTGGAAGGGTGTGCCTGCCTTGGGGACAAACGGGGACACTGTCAGTGTGATACGGCTGCCCTGCCGATGCCGGTCAAGGATGGCCTTGCAGGTAAGGCTCAGCCGGATAGCTTCCTCGATGTCCCAATCGGTTTCCGTGGGTAGGCCAATCATGAAGTAGAGCTTGAGTTGCCTGAAGCCCTGCCCGGCAACCTTGCCGACCGCCTCAAGGACATCGTCCTCGGTGAAACCCTTGCCGATAACGCGACGCAGCCGTTCCGAACCGGCCTCCGGGGCGAGGGCTACCGTCCGAGTGCCGTGCGCGACGGCCGAGAGTACGGTGTCGGAAAGTGGCTTTATCCGTAACGAACTGACGGAAAGCTGCGCTCCCATATACCTGATTCCGTTGACCAGTTCATCGATGTGCGGATGGTCGGTGACTGCCGGTCCCACCAGACCGATACGTTTGCGGTATTGAAGTCCTGTCTCCGCCTGGGCAAGCAGTACGTCCACAGAGCGGAAACGGGCCGGACGGAAGATGTTGCTGACCAGGCAGAAGTTGCAGCCCCAGGAACAACCCCGTTCCA
This window encodes:
- a CDS encoding AIR synthase-related protein; this translates as DRDDFILFSESNSRFLVEVVPENRDEFEKTLGETVCTVIGQVMDSEVLEVYGLNGRPVVNKPIADLKEAWQSPLRW
- a CDS encoding radical SAM protein translates to MTRARDSNPKHTLSRETGTIVKDWGGRMPVALVYPNSYYLGMSNLGIHAIYKLLNGYSDVVCERVFHEKGQQEAPAGLESQRPLTDYAVIAFSITYEIDYFNVVSILRASSIPLYASERDESHPLVIAGGACITANPMPLSPFFDCLCIGEAEAILPPMLPILSEGIRGSRTDLLKSLSELSGVFVPQEYTGTPVARQWLANLDDFPVTSTVLTPETELGNLYLIEVERGCSWGCNFCLVSNIFRPARFRSVDVLLAQAETGLQYRKRIGLVGPAVTDHPHIDELVNGIRYMGAQLSVSSLRIKPLSDTVLSAVAHGTRTVALAPEAGSERLRRVIGKGFTEDDVLEAVGKVAGQGFRQLKLYFMIGLPTETDWDIEEAIRLSLTCKAILDRHRQGSRITLTVSPFVPKAGTPFQWLPMAALQTLERRLSRLKQDLESKGIRVKAESLAWSQVQAILARGDLKVSEVLAGMEAVTLSQWRRATLETRLDTDLFAHEQWDTSRELPWAPVNSGSRTEHLRRELERALATTGS
- a CDS encoding desulfoferrodoxin FeS4 iron-binding domain-containing protein is translated as MAVEKVGQQFKCTVCGNEVQVTKVGGGVLVCCGKPMEEIK
- the purQ gene encoding phosphoribosylformylglycinamidine synthase I, whose protein sequence is MSKVRVLVLRAPGTNCDVETAFAFERAGAESSLVHINRFVGGEQHLSDYQILVVPGGFTYGDDIAAGRVLANELRLGLGEDVQRFVEGGGLILGICNGFQVLVKAGILPGPPGTGSTPLTLTDNDSGRFECRWVYLTVNRDSPCVFTRGIEQMFLPVAHAEGKVVVIDDGLPDANTVLFYTDEQGNRDSGYPHNPNGSVEDIAGICDSTGRVFALMPHPERFIRGIQHPQWTRRGATEHGDGFRVFQNAVQWAERT
- a CDS encoding META domain-containing protein, yielding MKKVFLSALALGMVMSILGATGCSSGGTDLEGKRWVLESYGDRGSPTIIIEDSTVSAEFTEGQINGSAGCNNYFGSYEVSGKNLTFGPVASTEMYCMDPEGIMDQEYAYLKSLGQAETYEISGGKLLITCTGDQLLTFEEE